In one Silene latifolia isolate original U9 population chromosome 10, ASM4854445v1, whole genome shotgun sequence genomic region, the following are encoded:
- the LOC141606995 gene encoding LOW QUALITY PROTEIN: uncharacterized protein LOC141606995 (The sequence of the model RefSeq protein was modified relative to this genomic sequence to represent the inferred CDS: deleted 1 base in 1 codon; substituted 1 base at 1 genomic stop codon), protein MGVIEAKTRRNGRRLVVCGGCRGWKEEAREQLLPPYGGNETDHTALLAIKSKLLDPSNRVLSSWNNSIHHCSWEGVTCGHKHNRVTVLDLSSNNLAGTISPFIGNLSFLQIIWLYSNSLSGEIPTQLTHLFRLHDIWLNNNNLVGEIPPNISNCVNLRTISLGHNKLEGKLPQGLRILRSGEIPKGITNLNNLELLSLGGCKLTGSLPQDFGKLSKLVVLHLYSNELKGRIPSSLSNLTLLSELSLKENLLEGSIPPSLGNCQSLLYLNLSYNELNGTLGNELFEGPASFIELYLHHNHLEGSLPSTMSKQGRLEILELSNNKFSGVIPDGLRYCFNLQNLFMDGNSFHGNIPSSLSSLAGLQQVDFSQNNLSGPIPAFFSKFPNLYYLNLSYNNFEGRVPTSSLFANESAVFVAGNSRLCGGIKQLQLPKCNENKSRKKINLIIICSLVGLVATAVGGVGIYLSCTKNKKTPLLTGSMMGNVTMKVSYDMLLKATAGFSSXNLIGTGSFGSVFKGILDGKTVAVKVLNLQRHGASKSFIAECNTLRNVRHRNLLGIITACSSIDFQRNDFRALVYEFMPHGSLDKWLSGVDGNMSLAQRVDVAIDVAQALSYLHHECETPIVHCDLKPSNILLDNDMVAHVGDFGLARILTQPRHPNQSSTIGIRGTIGYAAPEYGLGSEPSTSGDVYSYGILLLELMTGKSPTASMFNDGYNLHEHAETALPGQVLQIVDPSLEEDNLTEEAEDPRVVQDELQRRVECVTAVISVGVSCSNHLPQERMKIVDAISRLQSARDNLLNARNRRNLPARGARG, encoded by the exons ATGGGAGTAATAGAGGCTAAAACAAGAAGAAATGGAAGGAGattggtggtttgtggtggttgtAGAGGGTGGAAAGAGGAGGCGAGGGAGCAACtattacctccatatggag GCAACGAGACCGACCACACCGCGTTGTTGGCCATCAAGAGTAAGCTATTGGATCCTTCCAACAGAGTTTTAAGCTCATGGAATAACTCTATTCACCACTGTTCTTGGGAGGGGGTTACTTGTGGGCATAAACATAATAGAGTAACGGTATTAGATTTGAGTTCCAACAATTTGGCCGGAACCATATCTCCTTTCATAGGAAACTTGAGCTTCCTTCAAATTATTTGGCTTTACAGTAATAGTCTATCTGGCGAAATCCCCACACAGTTAACTCATCTCTTCAGGCTTCATGACATATGGCTAAATAACAACAACCTTGTAGGTGAGATTCCACCAAACATATCTAATTGTGTTAACCTGAGAACTATATCCTTAGGTCACAACAAGCTTGAGGGAAAACTCCCACAAGGATTAAGA ATACTCCGATCGGGAGAGATTCCTAAAGGTATTACCAATCTCAACAATCTTGAGTTATTATCTCTGGGTGGCTGCAAATTAACGGGATCCCTTCCTCAGGATTTCGGAAAGCTCAGCAAATTGGTAGTACTCCATTTGTACTCCAACGAATTAAAAGGTAGAATTCCTAGTTCCCTGAGCAATTTAACACTTTTGAGTGAACTTTCTTTAAAAGAGAACTTATTGGAAGGAAGTATACCTCCAAGCCTTGGGAATTGCCAAAGCTTGTTATACCTTAATTTATCATACAATGAACTCAATGGAACCTTGGGCAATGAGTTATTTGAAGGACCTGCTTCATTTATTGAACTATATTTGCATCATAATCATTTGGAAGGCTCCCTACCTTCGACAATGAGTAAACAAGGTCGATTGGAAATTTTAGAACTGTCTAACAATAAGTTTTCGGGTGTCATTCCAGATGGTTTAAGGTATTGTTTCAACCTTCAAAACTTGTTCATGGATGGAAATTCCTTTCATGGAAATATTCCTTCATCACTGAGTTCTTTGGCTGGCCTCCAACAAGTTGACTTTTCTCAAAACAATTTATCTGGACCAATTCCAGCCTTCTTCTCTAAATTTCCCAATTTATATTACCTTAACTTATCTTACAACAATTTTGAGGGAAGGGTTCCAACGAGTTCCTTATTCGCAAATGAAAGTGCGGTCTTTGTTGCTGGCAATAGCAGGCTCTGTGGAGGAATTAAACAACTGCAATTACCCAAGTGCAATGAGAATAAAAGCAGGAAAAAGATTAATTTGATAATTATCTGTTCACTTGTTGGGTTGGTGGCCACGGCGGTAGGGGGAGTGGGGATATATCTGTCATGTAcaaaaaacaaaaagacaccccttTTAACAGGTTCAATGATGGGGAATGTAACTATGAAAGTGTCATACGACATGTTACTCAAAGCAACGGCTGGT TTTTCTTCGTAGAACCTAATTGGGACGGGCTCTTTTGGATCTGTGTTTAAGGGTATTTTGGATGGGAAAACGGTTGCAGTGAAAGTTCTCAACTTGCAACGCCATGGGGCATCTAAGAGCTTCATTGCAGAGTGCAACACATTAAGGAATGTCCGTCATCGGAATCTGTTAGGCATCATCACAGCTTGCTCCAGTATTGACTTTCAAAGGAACGATTTTAGAGCACTAGTATATGAGTTCATGCCTCATGGAAGTCTAGACAAGTGGTTATCTGGAGTGGATGGAAACATGAGCCTTGCTCAAAGGGTGGATGTAGCGATTGATGTGGCCCAGGCACTTAGCTATCTCCACCATGAGTGTGAAACTCCAATAGTGCACTGCGACTTGAAACCAAGCAACATATTGCTGGATAATGACATGGTCGCTCATGTTGGGGATTTTGGATTAGCCAGGATTCTTACTCAACCTCGACATCCGAATCAAAGTAGTACTATTGGAATCAGGGGTACTATAGGCTATGCTGCTCCAG AGTACGGCCTTGGAAGCGAACCCTCTACAAGTGGTGATGTTTACAGCTATGGCATATTGCTACTTGAGCTAATGACAGGAAAGAGTCCAACAGCCAGCATGTTCAATGACGGCTACAATCTTCATGAGCATGCAGAAACAGCATTACCTGGCCAAGTCTTGCAAATAGTAGACCCATCACTTGAAGAAGATAATCTCACTGAAGAAGCCGAAGACCCAAGGGTAGTCCAAGATGAGCTTCAACGAAGAGTGGAATGCGTTACTGCTGTGATAAGCGTCGGTGTGTCGTGCTCGAATCATCTCCCACAAGAACGAATGAAAATAGTTGATGCCATTAGCAGGCTTCAATCGGCAAGAGACAACCTTCTCAATGCTAGAAACAGGCGTAACCTTCCTGCAAGAG GGGCCCGAGGTTGA
- the LOC141606914 gene encoding uncharacterized protein LOC141606914: MKPSIISLLCSKPAFLVIFVFLMQNITVTLSLRSIDYPSNETDYTALLAIKSKLLDPSNRVLSSWNDSIHHCYWEGVACGRKHKRVTVLDLSSRSLAGTISPFIGNLSFLKILYLFNNSLYGEIPNQLGYLFRLRELWLSNNTLVGEIPANISRCVNLRSFALGNNKLEGKLPTRLGALSKLEYFNVQINDLTGPLLDIIQNLTSLETIAAAYNSFTGTIPNSIGRMQNLTNLVVGENKLTGTLPISLFNLSSLKLLDFMDNQLHGELPANVGVNIPRLTWFNLEGNNFKGLIPITIQNLTALEVIDLGYNNFIGNVLSYFGNFHNLSRLYLVGNHLNGDISFIDTLVNCSQLHILDLGENHFSGILPKSVANFSTALQLLRIENTPIIGKIPEGITNLNNLEQLWLNNCKLTGSIPQDFGKLYKLEKLYLHSNNLKGKIPNSMANLSYLSELYLQDNILEGSIPSNLGNCQSLLFLHLSNNKLNGTLGNELFEGSASFIELYLSQNHLEGTLPLEMSKQSNLQLLGLDNNKFSGFIPDSLGDCSDLQYLYMDGNSFQGNIPSSFASLTSLLEIDISQNNLSGPVPAFFSKFPTLYYLNLSYNDFEGSVPTNSVFANASAVFVAGNNRLCGGIKQLHLPKCIEKKSSGKKKRIMSHALKLIIPIVGALFGMVAIASGLYLACLKKKKSPLSSGSMMGIVTMKVSYDMLLKATDGFSSENLLGMGSFGSVFKGTLDGKIVAVKVLNLQHHFASKSFITECNTLRNVRHRNLIGIITACSSIDFKRNDFRALVYEYMPNGSLNKWLHGVDRNMSLAQRIDVAVDVAHAISYLHHECETPIVHCDLKPSNILLDNDMVAHVGDFGLARFLSQPRHPNQSSTIGIKGTVGYAAPEYGLGSEPSTEGDVYSYGILLLELMTGKSPTDSMFKEGYSLHLHAEAALPDQVLQIVDPSLEGDNLTEEAEDPREIQGELERRVECISTVISVGVSCSNHLPQQRMNIFDARSRLQSARDNLVGARNRRNLPARALMVTEA; this comes from the exons ATGAAACCAAGTATTATTTCTCTACTATGTAGCAAACCAGCCTTTCTTGTCATCTTTGTTTTTCTTATGCAAAATATTACCGTAACTTTATCACTGCGTAGTATAGACTACCCAAGCAACGAGACCGACTACACTGCGTTGCTGGCCATCAAGAGCAAACTACTGGATCCTTCCAACCGGGTTTTAAGCTCTTGGAATGACTCGATTCACCACTGTTATTGGGAGGGGGTTGCTTGTGGGCGTAAACATAAAAGAGTGACTGTACTAGATTTGAGTTCTAGAAGTTTGGCAGGAACTATATCTCCTTTCATAGGAAACTTGAGCTTCCTTAAGATCCTTTACCTTTTCAATAATAGTCTATATGGAGAAATCCCCAATCAATTAGGTTATTTATTTAGGTTACGTGAACTATGGTTATCTAACAACACACTTGTAGGTGAAATTCCAGCCAACATATCTCGTTGTGTTAACCTCAGATCGTTTGCCTTAGGCAACAACAAGCTAGAGGGAAAACTCCCAACAAGACTAGGAGCATTGTCAAAGCTAGAATACTttaatgtgcaaattaatgatctTACCGGCCCTCTTCTTGACATCATACAAAATCTTACTTCTTTAGAAACAATAGCTGCTGCTTACAACTCATTTACAGGAACTATCCCAAACAGCATTGGTAGGATGCAAAATCTAACCAACCTTGTAGTTGGAGAAAATAAACTCACAGGCACACTTCCCATATCCCTTTTTAATCTCTCCTCCCTAAAACTTCTTGATTTTATGGACAACCAACTACATGGAGAACTTCCAGCAAATGTTGGCGTCAATATCCCTCGTCTGACATGGTTCAACCTCGAGGGAAACAACTTCAAAGGATTAATTCCAATTACTATCCAAAATCTCACAGCTCTTGAAGTTATTGACCTCGGTTACAATAATTTTATAGGAAATGTTCTTTCTTATTTTGGGAATTTTCATAACCTAAGTCGTTTATATCTTGTAGGGAACCACCTAAATGGTGATATTAGTTTTATAGATACACTTGTTAACTGCAGCCAGTTACATATCCTAGATTTGGGGGAAAATCACTTTTCGGGAATATTGCCCAAATCTGTTGCCAATTTCTCCACCGCTTTGCAGCTGCTCAGAATCGAAAATACTCCAATAATTGGAAAAATTCCAGAAGGTATTACCAATCTCAACAATCTTGAGCAGTTATGGTTGAACAACTGCAAATTAACGGGATCTATCCCTCAAGATTTCGGGAAGCTATACAAATTAGAAAAACTTTATCTGCACTCCAACAATTTGAAAGGTAAAATCCCCAATTCCATGGCCAATTTATCATACTTGAGTGAGCTTTATTTACAAGACAACATATTGGAAGGGAGTATACCTTCAAACCTCGGGAATTGCCAAAGCTTGTTGTTCCTGCATTTATCAAACAATAAACTCAATGGAACATTGGGCAATGAGCTATTTGAAGGATCTGCTTCATTTATTGAACTATATTTGTCTCAAAATCATTTGGAAGGCACCCTTCCTTTGGAAATGAGTAAACAAAGCAACCTACAACTCTTAGGACTAGATAACAATAAGTTTTCGGGTTTCATTCCAGATAGTCTTGGTGACTGTTCTGACCTTCAATACCTCTACATGGATGGAAATTCTTTCCAGGGAAATATTCCATCATCTTTCGCTTCTTTGACTAGCCTACTAGAAATTGACATTTCTCAAAATAATTTATCCGGCCCCGTTCCAGCCTTCTTCTCTAAGTTCCCTACATTATATTACCTTAACTTATCTTATAACGACTTTGAGGGAAGTGTCCCAACAAACTCAGTATTTGCAAATGCAAGTGCGGTCTTTGTTGCTGGCAATAACAGACTTTGTGGAGGAATAAAACAGCTTCACTTACCAAAGTGCATTGAGAAGAAAAGCTcgggaaaaaagaaaagaataatgtCTCATGCCCTTAAATTGATAATCCCAATTGTTGGCGCACTATTTGGGATGGTGGCCATAGCATCAGGGCTGTATCTGGCATGTCTCAAAAAGAAAAAGTCACCTCTTTCATCAGGTTCAATGATGGGGATTGTAACCATGAAAGTGTCGTACGACATGTTACTCAAAGCAACGGATGGTTTTTCTTCAGAGAATCTACTTGGGATGGGATCTTTTGGATCCGTGTTTAAGGGGACTTTGGATGGAAAAATAGTTGCGGTTAAAGTTCTTAACTTGCAACACCATTTTGCATCTAAGAGTTTCATAACAGAGTGTAACACGTTAAGGAATGTCCGCCACCGGAATCTGATAGGCATCATAACAGCTTGTTCTAGTATTGACTTTAAGAGAAATGATTTTAGAGCTCTAGTATACGAGTACATGCCAAATGGAAGCCTAAACAAATGGTTACATGGAGTCGACAGAAACATGAGCCTTGCTCAAAGGATTGATGTAGCGGTTGATGTGGCCCATGCAATCAGTTATCTCCACCATGAGTGTGAAACTCCAATAGTGCATTGTGACTTGAAACCGAGCAACATATTGCTTGACAATGACATGGTCGCTCATGTTGGAGATTTTGGATTAGCAAGGTTTCTTAGTCAACCTCGACATCCAAATCAAAGTAGTACAATTGGAATTAAGGGAACTGTAGGCTATGCTGCTCCAG AGTATGGGCTCGGAAGTGAGCCATCTACAGAGGGTGATGTTTACAGCTATGGCATATTGCTACTTGAGCTTATGACAGGAAAGAGTCCGACAGACAGTATGTTCAAGGAAGGCTACAGCCTTCATCTACATGCAGAAGCAGCATTACCTGACCAAGTCTTGCAAATTGTGGATCCATCGCTTGAAGGAGATAACCTCACCGAAGAAGCCGAAGACCCAAGGGAAATCCAAGGTGAGCTTGAACGAAGAGTGGAATGCATTAGTACCGTGATCAGTGTAGGAGTGTCGTGCTCAAATCATTTGCCACAACAGCGAATGAACATATTTGACGCGAGAAGCAGGCTTCAATCAGCAAGAGACAACCTTGTTGGTGCTAGAAACAGGCGTAATCTTCCTGCAAGAG CGCTGATGGTTACAGAGGCCTGA